Part of the Brassica oleracea var. oleracea cultivar TO1000 chromosome C8, BOL, whole genome shotgun sequence genome is shown below.
CTCTTTACCAGTCACTAGTTTATAAAAAAAAAAGAAAAGAGATCTATATAAAAAAAAAAAAAAAGAGAAAAAGAATCAAAAAGTTCGATTAGTGGCTAGGTGGTGGAAGAGAAATCCTGCTGGCTGAAGAGAAACCCAACCTTATAGTGGTTAAAACGGATTTCAAAACCAAAGCTCTTATCTTTCTGTCTTAAACTACCCCCGTTTGCTTGGAGATCCCAACTTGTTACTAGTCTTGTTCTCTTAGAACTTTGAGAGACAACTTATTGAGTGACCATCCAAATTCAGAGAGAAACACTAAGAGTGGGCAAGTTCAAACACCTGAGTGTGTGAGGAATTTTGTGTACTAATCTCTTGTGTTAAGCTTTTCAGGAACTATGGAGAGTGAAGAAGATAGGAACCAAACCGGGAATTCTTATGATGGTTTATCTAACTTGCAGATGAGAGCTCTCAATGATTCTATGGCTAACCTTATGAATGCAGGTTTGGAACAGATCCATCTCAGACTTTATGAGATCCAAAGTAGCCAACCAGCCCAAACTAGAACCAGGCGAGATCGCCCACGGAGGAACGGACGGCCGAATGAAGAAGTCGGAGAGGAGGAGAACCAAGACGATCGTTCCATCAATCGTCCTAGGAGAGGTACCCAAAACCGTGATCAAGGTAATGTCAATCCTTT
Proteins encoded:
- the LOC106312166 gene encoding uncharacterized protein LOC106312166, producing the protein MESEEDRNQTGNSYDGLSNLQMRALNDSMANLMNAGLEQIHLRLYEIQSSQPAQTRTRRDRPRRNGRPNEEVGEEENQDDRSINRPRRGTQNRDQGTKDGSGQAKEP